A single genomic interval of Lathyrus oleraceus cultivar Zhongwan6 chromosome 7, CAAS_Psat_ZW6_1.0, whole genome shotgun sequence harbors:
- the LOC127106540 gene encoding auxin-responsive protein SAUR21, translating into MAFRFPLIMQAKKHILCRTLSRGKKVSSANSNIPKGYLAVYVGEEKKKRFVVPISYLHQPAFQQFLSRAEEEFGFNHPMGGLTIPCREEIFVNVTSQLES; encoded by the coding sequence ATGGCATTTCGTTTCCCTTTGATAATGCAAGCTAAGAAGCATATCCTCTGCCGCACACTTTCAAGAGGTAAAAAAGTGTCGTCAGCTAATAGTAATATACCAAAAGGATATTTAGCAGTTTATGTTGGAGAAGAGAAAAAGAAGAGGTTTGTGGTTCCAATATCATATTTGCATCAACCTGCTTTTCAACAGTTTCTTTCTAGAGCGGAAGAAGAGTTCGGATTTAACCATCCGATGGGCGGTCTCACGATTCCTTGCAGAGAAGAGATCTTTGTTAATGTCACTTCTCAATTGGAAAGTTAA